From Micromonospora echinospora:
CATCAAGCCGAACGAGACGCTCGTCTTCGTGGTGGACCTGCTCGGCGTTCGCTGAGCGTCAGCCGTTCACCGGGCCGTCGGCTACATGCCGGCGGCCCGGTCCGCGCTCAGGCCGGGTGCCCGCTCGGGCCGCCGCTCGCTCGCTCGCTCAGGCTGCGGCGCAGGTCACCAGCTCGCGGGAGCGGTCGGAGCGGCGCACGGGCAGGACCCGCTGCAGGCCGGTCACCCGCAGCACGCGGGCCACCACCGGGTCGGGATCGACGAGCACCAGCTCGCCGCCGCGGGCACGCACGCGCAGGTGGGTGGCGACGAGCGCGCGGACACCGGCGGCGGACAGCAGCCGCACACCGGACAGATCGACCCGCAGCACCGGCCGCGCCGGCGC
This genomic window contains:
- a CDS encoding anti-sigma factor antagonist (This anti-anti-sigma factor, or anti-sigma factor antagonist, belongs to a family that includes characterized members SpoIIAA, RsbV, RsfA, and RsfB.), whose protein sequence is MGHTGDRFHVTMDVHDHVVELCPVGEIDIATVAAFRAALWAAPARPVLRVDLSGVRLLSAAGVRALVATHLRVRARGGELVLVDPDPVVARVLRVTGLQRVLPVRRSDRSRELVTCAAA